In a single window of the Diospyros lotus cultivar Yz01 chromosome 10, ASM1463336v1, whole genome shotgun sequence genome:
- the LOC127811820 gene encoding GDSL esterase/lipase At4g16230-like isoform X3, with protein MPNGIDMGKPTGRYTNGRTIVDIIGQEAGLKDYTPPYLAPTTTGSVVLQGVNYASGGGGILNQTGNIFGGRINLDAQMDNFANTRQYIISSIGAPAATKLLNRALFSFTIGSNDFINNYLTPVISSLEQRLVPPEEFVEAMISRFCSQLTFHTFPQRVYNMGARKIIVANVGPIGCIPYQREINPSAGEGCAAFPNQLAQMFNARLKDLIGELNTCLKGSRFVYANVYHIVDDIIQNYASYGFENANSSCCYLAGRFGGLFPCGPTSKVCPNRAKYVFWDPYHPTEATNAIIARRLMDGGSDDIWPMNIKHLLQS; from the exons ATGCCCAATGGGATTGATATGGGGAAGCCAACAGGAAGATACACAAATGGGAGAACTATAGTTGACATCATAG GCCAAGAAGCCGGCCTTAAAGATTACACTCCTCCATACTTGGCTCCAACAACCACTGGATCGGTGGTTTTGCAGGGTGTCAATTATGCCTCTGGTGGAGGTGGAATTCTGAATCAAACCGGAAATATCTTT GGTGGTAGGATCAACTTGGATGCACAGATGGACAACTTTGCAAATACCAGACAATACATTATTTCAAGCATAGGTGCTCCAGCAGCAACAAAGCTGCTCAACAGGGCTCTCTTCTCCTTTACAATAGGCTCCAACGATTTCATCAACAATTACCTTACCCCTGTCATCTCATCTCTCGAGCAAAGGTTGGTCCCTCCAGAAGAATTTGTGGAAGCTATGATCTCGAGGTTTTGTTCACAGCTCACG TTTCACACGTTTCCTCAGAGAGTCTATAACATGGGAGCGAGGAAGATCATTGTGGCGAATGTCGGTCCTATTGGCTGCATCCCATATCAAAGAGAGATAAATCCTTCTGCTGGAGAGGGCTGTGCTGCATTTCCAAATCAGCTGGCTCAGATGTTCAATGCCCGGTTGAAGGATCTCATCGGAGAGCTTAACACATGCCTCAAGGGATCAAGATTCGTCTATGCCAATGTGTACCACATTGTAGATGATATCATCCAAAACTACGCATCATATG GCTTTGAGAATGCAAATTCCTCGTGTTGTTATCTGGCTGGGCGCTTTGGAGGTTTATTTCCATGTGGTCCTACATCCAAAGTTTGTCCAAACAGAGCCAAGTATGTTTTCTGGGATCCTTATCATCCAACCGAAGCCACCAATGCGATAATAGCAAGGCGGCTAATGGACGGTGGCTCTGACGACATTTGGCCGATGAATATCAAACACCTTCTGCAATCTTGA
- the LOC127811820 gene encoding GDSL esterase/lipase At4g16230-like isoform X2, translating to MKMGVPIVGIAFGFCIVLVLSGICSAGNAIPANFVFGDSLVEVGNNNYIASLSKANYMPNGIDMGKPTGRYTNGRTIVDIIGQEAGLKDYTPPYLAPTTTGSVVLQGVNYASGGGGILNQTGNIFGGRINLDAQMDNFANTRQYIISSIGAPAATKLLNRALFSFTIGSNDFINNYLTPVISSLEQRLVPPEEFVEAMISRFCSQLTRVYNMGARKIIVANVGPIGCIPYQREINPSAGEGCAAFPNQLAQMFNARLKDLIGELNTCLKGSRFVYANVYHIVDDIIQNYASYGFENANSSCCYLAGRFGGLFPCGPTSKVCPNRAKYVFWDPYHPTEATNAIIARRLMDGGSDDIWPMNIKHLLQS from the exons ATGAAAATGGGTGTTCCAATTGTTGGGATTGCCTTTGGATTTTGTATAGTCCTTGTCTTGTCAGGGATATGCTCAGCAGGAAATGCTATTCCTGCTAATTTTGTTTTTGGAGATTCTTTGGTTGAGGTAGGGAACAATAACTACATCGCATCTCTCTCCAAAGCTAACTACATGCCCAATGGGATTGATATGGGGAAGCCAACAGGAAGATACACAAATGGGAGAACTATAGTTGACATCATAG GCCAAGAAGCCGGCCTTAAAGATTACACTCCTCCATACTTGGCTCCAACAACCACTGGATCGGTGGTTTTGCAGGGTGTCAATTATGCCTCTGGTGGAGGTGGAATTCTGAATCAAACCGGAAATATCTTT GGTGGTAGGATCAACTTGGATGCACAGATGGACAACTTTGCAAATACCAGACAATACATTATTTCAAGCATAGGTGCTCCAGCAGCAACAAAGCTGCTCAACAGGGCTCTCTTCTCCTTTACAATAGGCTCCAACGATTTCATCAACAATTACCTTACCCCTGTCATCTCATCTCTCGAGCAAAGGTTGGTCCCTCCAGAAGAATTTGTGGAAGCTATGATCTCGAGGTTTTGTTCACAGCTCACG AGAGTCTATAACATGGGAGCGAGGAAGATCATTGTGGCGAATGTCGGTCCTATTGGCTGCATCCCATATCAAAGAGAGATAAATCCTTCTGCTGGAGAGGGCTGTGCTGCATTTCCAAATCAGCTGGCTCAGATGTTCAATGCCCGGTTGAAGGATCTCATCGGAGAGCTTAACACATGCCTCAAGGGATCAAGATTCGTCTATGCCAATGTGTACCACATTGTAGATGATATCATCCAAAACTACGCATCATATG GCTTTGAGAATGCAAATTCCTCGTGTTGTTATCTGGCTGGGCGCTTTGGAGGTTTATTTCCATGTGGTCCTACATCCAAAGTTTGTCCAAACAGAGCCAAGTATGTTTTCTGGGATCCTTATCATCCAACCGAAGCCACCAATGCGATAATAGCAAGGCGGCTAATGGACGGTGGCTCTGACGACATTTGGCCGATGAATATCAAACACCTTCTGCAATCTTGA
- the LOC127811820 gene encoding GDSL esterase/lipase At4g16230-like isoform X1 has protein sequence MKMGVPIVGIAFGFCIVLVLSGICSAGNAIPANFVFGDSLVEVGNNNYIASLSKANYMPNGIDMGKPTGRYTNGRTIVDIIGQEAGLKDYTPPYLAPTTTGSVVLQGVNYASGGGGILNQTGNIFGGRINLDAQMDNFANTRQYIISSIGAPAATKLLNRALFSFTIGSNDFINNYLTPVISSLEQRLVPPEEFVEAMISRFCSQLTFHTFPQRVYNMGARKIIVANVGPIGCIPYQREINPSAGEGCAAFPNQLAQMFNARLKDLIGELNTCLKGSRFVYANVYHIVDDIIQNYASYGFENANSSCCYLAGRFGGLFPCGPTSKVCPNRAKYVFWDPYHPTEATNAIIARRLMDGGSDDIWPMNIKHLLQS, from the exons ATGAAAATGGGTGTTCCAATTGTTGGGATTGCCTTTGGATTTTGTATAGTCCTTGTCTTGTCAGGGATATGCTCAGCAGGAAATGCTATTCCTGCTAATTTTGTTTTTGGAGATTCTTTGGTTGAGGTAGGGAACAATAACTACATCGCATCTCTCTCCAAAGCTAACTACATGCCCAATGGGATTGATATGGGGAAGCCAACAGGAAGATACACAAATGGGAGAACTATAGTTGACATCATAG GCCAAGAAGCCGGCCTTAAAGATTACACTCCTCCATACTTGGCTCCAACAACCACTGGATCGGTGGTTTTGCAGGGTGTCAATTATGCCTCTGGTGGAGGTGGAATTCTGAATCAAACCGGAAATATCTTT GGTGGTAGGATCAACTTGGATGCACAGATGGACAACTTTGCAAATACCAGACAATACATTATTTCAAGCATAGGTGCTCCAGCAGCAACAAAGCTGCTCAACAGGGCTCTCTTCTCCTTTACAATAGGCTCCAACGATTTCATCAACAATTACCTTACCCCTGTCATCTCATCTCTCGAGCAAAGGTTGGTCCCTCCAGAAGAATTTGTGGAAGCTATGATCTCGAGGTTTTGTTCACAGCTCACG TTTCACACGTTTCCTCAGAGAGTCTATAACATGGGAGCGAGGAAGATCATTGTGGCGAATGTCGGTCCTATTGGCTGCATCCCATATCAAAGAGAGATAAATCCTTCTGCTGGAGAGGGCTGTGCTGCATTTCCAAATCAGCTGGCTCAGATGTTCAATGCCCGGTTGAAGGATCTCATCGGAGAGCTTAACACATGCCTCAAGGGATCAAGATTCGTCTATGCCAATGTGTACCACATTGTAGATGATATCATCCAAAACTACGCATCATATG GCTTTGAGAATGCAAATTCCTCGTGTTGTTATCTGGCTGGGCGCTTTGGAGGTTTATTTCCATGTGGTCCTACATCCAAAGTTTGTCCAAACAGAGCCAAGTATGTTTTCTGGGATCCTTATCATCCAACCGAAGCCACCAATGCGATAATAGCAAGGCGGCTAATGGACGGTGGCTCTGACGACATTTGGCCGATGAATATCAAACACCTTCTGCAATCTTGA
- the LOC127812309 gene encoding probable enoyl-CoA hydratase 1, peroxisomal: MATAPLSVFIWGALMGGGEREGEPDAMDRAAPEELILLTREPDGIAHVTINRPKLLNSLTRPMIADLARAFKSLDADDSVRVVILSGSGRAFCAGVDLTSAEDVFKGDVKDPDSDAVLQMERCRKPIIGAIAGFAVTAGFEIALACDVVVAAKGAKFIDTHARFGIFPSWGLSQKLSRIIGPNRAREVSLSATPLTAEQAEKWGLVNHLVEESELLKKARAVAEAIIKNNQDLVLRYKSVINEGLKLDLGHALALEKARAHEYYNGMTKEQFKKMQEFIAGRSARRPAAKL, translated from the exons ATGGCAACAGCGCCCCTGTCTGTCTTTATATGGGGAGCTCTTatgggagggggagagagagagggagagccgGACGCAATGGACAGAGCGGCGCCAGAGGAGCTAATTCTCTTAACGCGCGAACCAGACGGTATAGCGCACGTGACTATCAACCGTCCGAAGCTGCTGAACTCACTGACCAGGCCGATGATCGCCGATCTGGCTCGGGCGTTCAAGTCGCTCGACGCCGACGATTCGGTTCGGGTTGTGATACTGTCGGGGTCGGGCCGAGCGTTCTGCGCCGGCGTGGACCTGACGTCGGCGGAAGATGTGTTCAAGGGAGACGTGAAGGATCCGGACTCCGACGCGGTGCTCCAGATGGAGCGGTGCCGGAAGCCGATAATCGGCGCTATCGCTGGCTTCGCGGTGACCGCCGGGTTCGAGATCGCCCTCGCTTGCGATGTGGTGGTCGCCGCTAAGGGCGCTAAGTTCATCGATACTCATGCTAG GTTTGGGATATTTCCTTCATGGGGTCTCTCTCAGAAGCTTTCACGAATTATAGGACCCAATAGGGCCCGTGAAGTTTCTTTGTCAGCCACTCCCCTAACTGCAGAACAAGCTGAGAAGTGGGGTTTGGTAAATCACCTTGTTGAAGAGAGTGAATTGCTGAAGAAAGCCCGAGCAGTTGCGGAGGCcattattaaaaataaccaGGATCTTGTGTTGAGGTACAAATCAGTTATAAATGAAGGTCTCAAGCTGGATTTGGGTCATGCTCTTGCTCTAGAAAAG GCTAGGGCTCATGAATATTACAATGGAATGACCAAGGAACAGttcaagaaaatgcaagaattcATAGCTGGTCGAAGTGCAAGGAGACCTGCAGCCAAGTTGTAG